Part of the Gammaproteobacteria bacterium genome, CGCTATTGCTAACAAAAATTTATCATTAGGATCATTTATCTCTATATTAATATCTTTTAAGTCTTTTAAAATAATGGCATTTTGTAAATTATTTAACATTGTGCCAATTTTGGCGGGTTGTAAAATAGCTTTAAATTTTGGATAACGACTAGCGCGCCGAATTTCATCTAATTGAGTTTGGGCGGTGACTAGCTGGAATCTACCTTCACGCCACGCTTCGAATACACAGGCTGGAGCACCAACTGGAGAAAGTAGTGCGCTCAAAAAAATATTGGTATCTAAAATAACTTTCATT contains:
- a CDS encoding putative toxin-antitoxin system toxin component, PIN family; this translates as MKVILDTNIFLSALLSPVGAPACVFEAWREGRFQLVTAQTQLDEIRRASRYPKFKAILQPAKIGTMLNNLQNAIILKDLKDINIEINDPNDKFLLAIALTSEADYLITGDRRSGLLEKKHLKRTRIVTAAYFCSEAL